The Mercenaria mercenaria strain notata unplaced genomic scaffold, MADL_Memer_1 contig_248, whole genome shotgun sequence genome has a segment encoding these proteins:
- the LOC128552361 gene encoding uncharacterized protein LOC128552361: DLWRRIEQSGLDNALKKLSSSRSELCVISGVSSDEAEHINTVMVEFCEMINCIRLAFVENEKEIFDSDEREKRYLKITCPTILKVWTSYSIFAADFAMKFVSKGWLNSSEHRDLLSSVTKVAASSVKLLIMAVNMDDYHTL; the protein is encoded by the exons AGACTTGTGGAGAAGAATCGAACAGTCGGGACTTGACAATGCATTAAAGAAGCTTTCATCCTCCAGATCGGAACTGTGTGTTATATCAGG AGTTTCTTCTGATGAAGCTGAGCACATCAACACAGTTATGGTGGAGTTCTGTGAAATGATAAACTGTATACGTCTGGCATTTGTGGAAAAcgaaaaggaaatatttgacagTGACGAACGAGAAAAACG GTATTTGAAAATCACATGCCCAACCATACTTAAAGTTTGGACAAGCTACAGTATATTTGCAGCAGACTTCGCCATGAAATTTGTTTCCAA gGGATGGTTGAATTCCTCTGAACACCGAGATCTGCTGTCGTCAGTGACAAAAGTGGCCGCCAGTAGTGTAAAACTGCTCATCATGGCCGTCAACATGGACGACTATCATACTCTAGA